The following proteins are co-located in the Megalobrama amblycephala isolate DHTTF-2021 linkage group LG12, ASM1881202v1, whole genome shotgun sequence genome:
- the nppb gene encoding natriuretic peptides B, translating into MKSLDIPLVGLLLLFSVHFTGAFPLQNTEDMDVLKLLLQRLEESIPASSQDQILSKGKEGAANLEETLVEPHPKTDMRDYLSARDLRTVRQDSKRYSGCFGSKLDRIGSMSSLGCNTVRRSGPKKS; encoded by the exons ATGAAATCGCTTGACATTCCTCTAGTCGGCCTTCTCTTACTCTTCAGCGTTCACTTCACGGGCGCATTCCCGCTGCAAAACACGGAGGACATGGATGTCTTAAAG CTTCTTCTACAGCGACTGGAAGAGTCCATTCCTGCTTCTTCTCAAGACCAGATACTGTCGAAAGGAAAAGAAGGGGCGGCAAATCTTGAAGAAACCCTCGTTGAACCTCATCCTAAGACTGACATGAGAGACTATCTGTCTGCTCGGGACTTGAGAACAGTCCGACAAGACTCCAAGCGATACTCCGGGTGTTTCGGGAGCAAACTGGACAGAATCGGTTCCATGTCGTCCCTGGGATGTAACACTGTCAGGCGGTCAG gtCCTAAGAAGTCTTAA
- the nppa gene encoding natriuretic peptides A codes for MIRGLILTGLLVLVWHQMDVQAHTLSRHSSSTNMAKLKSLLQQFEEALTEEEASERAVDYEDSKTVLEQSPASTFWDRDRDEEAPPAEDTNPPDGFETQRNRLIDLLMSTRSKSLSGCFGGRLDRIGSSSSLGCNSKKG; via the exons ATGATCAGAGGACTAATTCTTACAGGACTGCTGGTCCTGGTTTGGCACCAGATGGATGTACAAGCGCATACGTTGAGCAGACACAGTTCTTCCACCAACATGGCCAAGCTGAAG AGCTTGTTGCAGCAGTTTGAGGAGGCCCTGACCGAAGAAGAAGCTTCCGAGAGAGCCGTAGATTATGAAGACAGCAAAACCGTGCTGGAGCAGAGCCCCGCTTCCACATTCTGGGACAGAGACAGAGACGAAGAAGCACCTCCAGCGGAGGACACCAACCCCCCAGATGGATTTGAGACACAGAGAAATCGTCTTATTGATCTTCTCATGTCAACCCGGAGCAAAAGCCTTTCTGGGTGTTTTGGGGGAAGGCTGGATCGCATAGGGTCATCCAGCTCCCTTGGGTGCAACTCTAAAAAAGGTTAG